GTAAATATGGGGCAGGCGGCGTCGACTCCCTCACGGGCACTATGGGGTTGGCTGGGGGGcggaggaggaaggggctggcTGAGGGGATGACGAAAATTCCGCATTGTAGCGCACTCGTACGTGTGGTGTTACGGTAcgggtgtgttttttttcctgttttccgTCTCCACGGTTGGTTTGTGCCCACCCTGTCACAGTTAGGTTAAATAAAGCACTTAGCAAGTACCGTGAGCTGGCACACGGAGCAGAATCCTAAAGCCCCGTGTTTATACACAGGCTGCCACCAGAACTCCAAGCAACAATTTTCCCATTCAGTTTACCTGGAGCAATCAGCTAGCTCAAAAATAGACGGATGGGGGGGCTATCAGCCTCCATCTGTTCCATGTTTAACAACCCCGAGGAGCGCACTTTGAACTCGGCTTCCTCCCATCCCTACCCACCAGACCTCCAGAGCAGCACCAAGTACAGCAATTAacagctggacttgatgatcttaggAGCCGCTTCCTacctaaattattctaatcAACTTCCTGAGGGAGCAAGTGAACGTTTTCAGCAGCAACTGAGACCCTCCCTGGCACGCCTTGTGGGACATGTTTGTCCCTgggctcagcacagctgcacGCCTCTCCAGCCATCGCACTGACAGCTGTTTCCAGCTACttgaagcaaaaaggaaagggtCTGCGTGGTGTGGAAGATGATCCTGTGCGTTAAGGTGTCTACACCCTGTTACAAAGCATGAAACGTTTGGCAGCAATAGGAGACCCAGCTGTGCCCACTCAGTGTTGTTTTCCCCCCCAGTACCTGCTCTGCCTGTGGAGGCAAAACAGCAAGCCAGGGTTTAAGACCTTTTTTCTCGTCTCAGGGCAGCCATACCAGGATGAGACAGCAGATGGCACTCGAACAGCACCAGACGAACAACCACCGCTCCACCTCCAGTAAAGGTGAGATGTGTAAGCAagttaatttaagaaaaaaaaaaatccaaacagccAATCAGCCACAATTTTCATTATCAAAGCTTTAAGCTTGTCATTGTTTTAAACTTTGGACTGTGAAGGCTAGGCGCGTTAAACAGTACCTGGCAGCTGTACTTTCTCTCAGTTCACAGTACGGCCTGGCACTGTAGTTAATGTTTCTcttggaaacaaaagcaatcCTGCACTTGTTTCTcttggaaacaaaagcaatcCTGCACTTGATTTCACGTTAAAATGGCATTTGGGTGTGACCTCCAACTTGCCTCGGGACTGCTGCTTACCACTGGCAAGCTGCACACCATAGGGCTCACAGGAACGGGACTGAGCTCTCCCAACATAGGAGGTCGAGCAGCACCAGATGAACAACCATCACGCGTAACACCTCCAACAGCAGTGAGAGGTATCAGCTGAGTGCGCCTGCTGAAGTGTGCTCTCTTGTTATGAGGCTAAcataaagaaagaagcagcttgTGCTTTCCAGTGTAAGATGGTTTGCTGGTGATGTGTTTTGGTGTTCAGTACTGCAGCTAGCATGACTTCcttaaaacatttacatttcataCCACATTTTAGTGGGGATAGCTTTGCCaggtagaggggaaaaaaatgaaggaagcctgggaggaaaaaagactaTTAATGTTACCTTTTggtatttattctctttttaaacagGCTGATAGGTCAGACGGGTTCATGAAGATCCATAGTGACAAAGATCATTCTTATTTAGACAGATCAGAGATTCCTATTTTACAGATAGGAAAGTGAAATTGCTTTACTTTTCTCtataagcatatttttttccaaatttgacAAGTCTCCTAACAACTGCAATGCTAAGAAGGTTCGGGGACCACAAAGATAAGGTCATCTAAACTAGATAATCCCAGTATAAATGAGCCAGAATTTAAAGGGCTTAATAGACCAGCTCTCCACTTCCTAAATCTGTTCACTGACAACAAGctctctgtcctttttcttaTTGCCAGTGAATATGGTCACACCACAAAGTGACACACTTGCATGATAAGGATGTGTTGTTTCCCTGAAAGCTATCTTCTAGCTGAAGCAGAGCACAAACAATTTGTGTtatctctgcagcagcaggatgcaCACCCTGTTGTGTTAGGTCATCTTTGAAAGCAGGAAGACAAAGGCAATCCCAGCCCCACACCCCAGTCAAGCTACCTTTGGCCACATAAAGGATAGCTGAAGCATCCTTTATGCTAAGTCATTTATGTTAAGACCCCTTTCAGTGAAGTTAGCAGCATTTTTCAGGCTTCAGTGTGCTGAGGGGTtaaaggcagcagagaaaaaaacaaacataataatTTCACCCCCACATCTCTTTTTTGACAACACTTCTGCCTCTGTAGATAGAGGTGCATCCCTGTCACATCAAGCAAGAGACAACACTATGACAAAAGAGACAGCTGTGGGCATTTACACTAGCTGACGCCAAAGTCATTCCCCAGATGTGCCAGCTTGTCGTTCTAGTTGTCTGCTCCAGTCTAAGACATCATGCCTGGCTGCCTCAGTATATACACCTTCCCTTTATGGGAcaggaaatacatatttttttattccttgcaCTGTACCTACTGGCATTAGCCTTCTGTCCACTGTCCACATTAtaagcaggaaaagaggaatgAGGAATCAAGATTTGAACACTTCCTTATGGCATCCAGACCGCTTTTAGAAGTGACAAATTGCTGGACAGTACTGAAGTAACTGGTATAGTCTCCCACCCCACTTTGGTAAGCTGTTCTTCAAAATCTGTCTATATTAGCCAACTGTTTACTACTCGTGGTTGGACTTCCTGGCATGCTGACAACTCAGTTGCAAAGGTGCTTGACCATTGCCTTCCCAACAAGGTGTCCAGGAGGGCTTATCTTCAGACAGAGTTCTGAAAATAGCTAGATGCAACAGGTCCACTGTTGTGCTCAACCCCACTAATCGTTTCCCAGCACTGTGAGGCTAACACAAAGATACTGAGTGGTTGTGCAGATATCCAGCAAGGCTAAGCCATAGGTAACAAGTTGTACTGGGACCAGGCTCTCTGCAATGTTCACTCATCTACAGTGCCCTGCCCATGAGTACTTCATCCCAGCCCTCTGGTTATTCTGGATGGCAGAGAGCTGGCTGTACCATATACGCACAATATTTTACCTTACGAAAAAGGAGACGACTTCTCAAGATGTTGCTCGATTACAGATTAAGGAAGAGGTGATATAACTAGCATAACAGTTGGTACAAAAGTCTGTTTACTTACAAAGGATGTGAACCCACGTTTCCAAAGAGTATCACACCTCTAATGCTGCCAGATATTCGTAGAGAGCTGTGTCTAGTTTCCTCAAAGAACACATCCATGTTCCAGCATGCCTTGGGCCACCATCAAGGGCAATAGGCTTATTACAACACAATTTATAAGTTATTGCCAATTCTTCAGTCCAGAGAAACACAGAGGAGCCAGAGAGGCTATGCTTACAAGAAACACAAATTGGCTCCGCATCACAAGAAGAGAAGATCATGCTTTTTGATGATATGCCAGTATCATGCCTTTCTCAGATCACAAACCAAGGCCATAGTTATGTACAAACAGCTGTCACTGGCATCTTTTGCAACCCTGAGGGCATTCAGACAGTCTATAAAAGTTTCTCCTGTACCTGTAGTATCAGGCCAGAGGAactgtttctcttctggaaaataCATCTTTACAGAATACTTACAATCAAAATTTCAGCTGACATGTGTGTACATAATGCAGCTGCCAGAACACAGCAACACAGATTAGATGATCCTCTAGCCGCCAGATGAAGGAATAAATACAGATACATCACCAGATAATGACAGCAGTGGAGAAAACGAAGCACAAAAATacataagaaaaatcaaacggcattttaatgataaattaGCAGGTAAGAAAGATGGTGAAGAAATCAGTGAGTTCTATTTAACATATTTAGGATCTTTCCCACATTAGATTTTTAGCCACCAATTAGATGGTAGCtatcatgggaaaaaaaaaagtgtcagctTTAGGACTTAAGCTCCATCAGCAGCATTAGTCTGAACGCAAAGTTTGGGATCTCATTCTTGGCAACACTCACCAGCAAGTTTTTCTGATCGGCTGATGacttattttctctcattttaagTAAATGTCTGCAGAGTACTCAACACAATCCTTGAAAGTGACACATCACCACCCAGTTCTATGACATTTTTCAAGTCACACATATTTGTGTACAAGGATGGATCTGTTTTCACTTCAGCCTTGATCTTCAGTCCTGGTTTGATTTTCAGCCCACTCACAGGACACGCAATTGACGTGTTGCTGCTTTATGtttacttgaaaaacaaaggaacttGAAGTTGTCTCGAAGTTGTTCACAAATTTAGAAGtccacttttaaaaaagcaagctgCTTTGTCACCTTGGCTATATAGAATGAATCCagtttacagtttttctttcaccttaAAACTCCAGCCACTCTGTCATATAAATACAGTTTGATGGAGAAATCTCACCACCTTCATGGCAATCATCAAAAACCTGAGAAAGAAAGCCCTGTGTCAGTGGAGTAATTATGTACAGCAAGCACGACTGAACTGGAAGCATGATCTTgtgttttctgctcctttcccagTAGAGAAACAGTAGTCTACACAGGACAAAGTATAGGAAGTCCAAAACCAGAACTGAGGAAGAGTAATGTGAGCATAGCAAAGCAAAAACGGACCCCACTGTAGTAAATGATGCAAACAGACATGCCTGGCAAGTTTCACCCATGTATCAGTTCAGGATCCATGCAGAAAAGACCAAAAGCTAAACAGAAGTTAGCTTGTTAATATACAAATAGGTGAAAAACTCGGGATCAGATAAGAAGTTACATTTTGGAACAGGCTGGACTTGAAAGCGCCCTGTTACATACAGTAAGGGAAAGAGACAGCTTGTAAGTAGGCATCCTGGTCTAAACTAAAGACTCTGCCTCTTACATTAAGATGTTAAATGATACTCATGAGCATAGTTAGCTTAGAAATCCGTAAGAATCACTCACAGGCATAACCCTGATTTACACTGGCTGGCCGTTTATAAGACTGAATCCAAAATTTGTACGCACCCGCATATTCACATACACAATTTGTCACTTACCGGGCAGAGTCCGCAGGGTGTCCTGACTAATCCGGTAGGTTGTATGAGAGGACTGACAGCTCTGTACAACTTCATCTGTCCATCCACACTGCCTACCGTCCCTTCCTTTGCAGCAATAATTGTCATCTCCACTTTTCCATCATATATTAGCGTATTTAAAATGGTTTCAATGTCTTCCATTGACAACTCTACCTAGGAAacaatttgtaaaataaatacagaaaagacgTGCCAGTAAGTCctgcaaggagaaaatgagAGTAAACTCCGTAAGAACTCCAAATCCTTGGAGTTCTAACCTAGCCCAGATGAAGACACAGTTCTTACTGGGCACTTCATGGGGTTGTGCaggtacaaaaagaaaagcaaacacaagttCTTCCTCCCAGGCACCTTTGGATTACACTAGTCTTGATTGGCTAAAAAGGATTTTCCTATGTGCCTCAAGTATCTACATCATCCTAGCATGGTACATTTCCAATTTTACAGCAAAACAattgtggaagaagaaaaagtcagaaGTACTGAAGATCTGCAAGGATGTAAACACTAACGGTTATACATCTTTGAAAACCCACATGCATAAACTATCCTGGAATCCCATACAGCACCGCTGACACTCCTCTAAAagcaacacagcagcaaaacccaCCCCCACTTCAGTAACTGCAGATTTGCAGGACCTAACTCCTGTACCTAGTCATGTATTGACAATTTTGAGAGAAGTAATACAAATCTGTTCTGACCTTACTGATACCCAGTTCACAGATGTATTTCCACACCTCATGGGATGATGCAAATGAGCTGTTCCTCTGTATCATGGGGTTCTGTTTGCTCTCGCGAGCTGCTTCTGcctgagggagaaaaaacaaagacgAGTTCTCATCAGTACTCATCGACAACAGCTTCCTTCTCAGTTCAGTTTCAGGcagattgaaaaataaaagttagttTGCAAACCATTTCTGGGACATGTTTTTTACTTAGTCTTTAAAGTTATGTCCTCAAGACTGATGTATGTGAGATAATGCAGTGCACATCCAAAGGTAAATTTTATGTCATTTAGTGTAAAATTCCATGGTAATTTAGATTGATATGAAGGAATATCAGCGTTTGGTGTTTTGTTGACACAATGAAAAGTTTGTGCTGTACCTATcaccttgtttgtttgtttaacagaAATGCTGCAATCTGCCTAGGACTTACTTAGTGGAGAACAGGATTCTGCAGTTAAGACTAAAGAAGACTGAAGTCTTCAGGCACAGCTGCCTGTCTAATGCCTTTAGCCTCTCAGAAATGAGCAGccctgagggggaaaaaatagtaataataatttttgctgttttgtttggtcCTGTGTCCTTTGCTGCCTAGCTTGTCATTGGAGTTCGGAGGTAGAAGGTTTCACTCCCTGTGAAGGGTGGAACAATATGCATTATTAAAATGCCGTATCATCACACTTGCTGtgacaaacaaaaatccagtaCAGATTTGCTGATCCAGTTGTAACAAAGggtaacacagaaaacacaatggaaaaCTTAAGTCTTGTCCATCACtggttttagaaataaaagaattactTGCACAATACAAATGGAAGATTGGTTTAGCGGTAGCACTCACCTTACTCTgtagaaatttaaaacattgttgATTTAACACCTCCACAAATTCAGACTCGAAGTCTTGGTCACTGTACCAAGCCCCACCCGTCACTGACCGGTCAGGCTGCAGGTTATATAGCATATACACCTTCTTTTTGGATGCCTGTTAGAGAAAAGTGCACAGCTCTTAACCCATGAGAAAGgaagatttaagaaaatatctgcagaaGAAATAGTTTACTACACCTAAAATCTAGGGCACAGGAATCCAGCTGACTCAAGCTATCATTAATGTGTTTGACTTTTAGGTAACACGGACATAAAGAGAAGATTCATACATTTAGACTCCTCATAATTTTATAACATACCGTTAGAAGAGACAATCCTACTAACAATGCACACAC
The Cygnus olor isolate bCygOlo1 chromosome 3, bCygOlo1.pri.v2, whole genome shotgun sequence genome window above contains:
- the POLR3F gene encoding DNA-directed RNA polymerase III subunit RPC6 → MAEVRVKPEAPDPVDIESRIIELCHQFPHGITDQVIQNDMPHMEAQQRAMAINRLLSMGQLDLLRSNAGLLYRIKESQNASKMKGSDNQEKLVYQIIEDAGNKGIWSRDIRYKSNLPLTEINKILKNLESKKLIKAVKSVAASKKKVYMLYNLQPDRSVTGGAWYSDQDFESEFVEVLNQQCFKFLQSKAEAARESKQNPMIQRNSSFASSHEVWKYICELGISKVELSMEDIETILNTLIYDGKVEMTIIAAKEGTVGSVDGQMKLYRAVSPLIQPTGLVRTPCGLCPVFDDCHEGGEISPSNCIYMTEWLEF